A genome region from Corallococcus exiguus includes the following:
- a CDS encoding nuclear transport factor 2 family protein, giving the protein MSASENFSLARAWLQAFNAHDVTALVALYAEDATHTSPKIRVLHPETGGRLVGRPALEQWWRDAIARLPGLRYEETALTADGDRVFMEYLRHAPNEAPLPVAEVLEVKGGRIVASRVYHG; this is encoded by the coding sequence ATGAGCGCGAGCGAAAACTTCTCCCTGGCACGGGCCTGGCTCCAGGCCTTCAACGCCCACGACGTCACCGCCCTGGTGGCGCTGTACGCGGAGGATGCAACACACACCTCGCCCAAGATTCGCGTCCTGCATCCGGAGACGGGCGGGCGCCTGGTGGGCCGGCCGGCCCTGGAGCAGTGGTGGAGGGACGCCATCGCCCGGCTGCCGGGCCTGCGCTACGAGGAGACGGCCCTCACGGCGGACGGGGACCGGGTGTTCATGGAGTACCTGCGCCACGCGCCCAACGAGGCCCCCCTGCCGGTGGCGGAGGTGCTGGAAGTGAAGGGCGGGCGCATCGTCGCGTCGCGCGTCTACCACGGCTAA
- the fusA gene encoding elongation factor G: protein MASNVPIEKIRNIGISAHIDSGKTTLSERILFYTGKIHEIHEVRGKDGVGAIMDSMDLEREKGITIQSAATYAMWGDYNINLIDTPGHVDFTIEVERALRVLDGAILVLCSVSGVQSQSITVDRQMKRYKVPRIAFINKMDRSGANYDRVAAQLKEKLGHHAVKLQYPIGAEDRFQGLIDLLSMKAFYFDGENGENVREEAIPADMLDEAKLRRDEMIEGIANVDDELGEAFLMDPGAINEEQLRAAVRRATIALKMTPVMCGSAYKNKGVQLLLNAVCSYLPNPKEATNEALDQKNNEAKVILESDANKPFVGLAFKLEDGRYGQLTYMRIYQGKVSKGDFIFNQVNQKKVKVPRIVRMHASEMHDVSEATAGDIVALFGIECASGDTFTDGTVNYTMTSMFVPDAVISLAVTPKNRDKLTNFSKALNRFHKEDPTFRVHRDEESAQTIISGMGELHLEIYIERMKREYDCEVVAGKPQVAYRETISQKGEFAYTHKKQTGGSGQFARVCGYVEPLPSDAVQQYEFVDDIVGGSIPREFIPACDKGFTEAVKKGSLIGFPVVGLRVVINDGAFHAVDSSEMAFKTAAIMGFREGYAAAKPIILEPIMKVEVTAPEDFQGSVVGQLNQRRGTILETGTAEGYVTAVAEVPLNTMFGYSTDLRSATQGKGEFTMEFARYSPVPRNEAEALMAQYKEKQAAEQAARK from the coding sequence GTGGCCTCCAACGTACCCATCGAGAAGATTCGTAACATCGGTATCTCTGCCCACATCGACTCGGGCAAGACGACGCTCTCCGAGCGCATCCTGTTCTACACGGGCAAGATCCACGAGATCCACGAGGTCCGCGGCAAGGACGGCGTGGGCGCGATCATGGACTCGATGGACCTGGAGCGTGAGAAGGGCATCACCATCCAGTCCGCCGCCACGTACGCGATGTGGGGCGACTACAACATCAACCTGATCGACACCCCGGGACACGTGGACTTCACCATCGAGGTGGAGCGCGCGCTCCGCGTCCTCGACGGTGCCATCCTGGTGCTCTGCTCCGTGTCGGGCGTGCAGTCGCAGTCCATCACGGTGGACCGCCAGATGAAGCGCTACAAGGTTCCGCGCATCGCGTTCATCAACAAGATGGACCGCTCGGGCGCGAACTACGACCGCGTCGCCGCGCAGCTGAAGGAGAAGCTGGGCCACCACGCGGTGAAGCTCCAGTACCCCATCGGCGCGGAGGACCGCTTCCAGGGCCTCATCGACCTGCTCTCCATGAAGGCGTTCTACTTCGATGGTGAGAACGGCGAGAACGTGCGCGAGGAGGCCATCCCCGCGGACATGCTCGACGAGGCGAAGCTGCGCCGCGACGAGATGATCGAGGGCATCGCCAACGTCGACGACGAGCTGGGCGAGGCGTTCCTCATGGACCCGGGCGCCATCAACGAGGAGCAGCTCCGCGCCGCCGTGCGCCGGGCCACCATCGCGCTGAAGATGACGCCGGTGATGTGCGGCTCCGCGTACAAGAACAAGGGCGTGCAGCTGCTCCTGAACGCGGTGTGCAGCTACCTGCCCAACCCCAAGGAAGCGACCAACGAGGCCCTCGACCAGAAGAACAACGAGGCCAAGGTCATCCTGGAGTCGGACGCGAACAAGCCCTTCGTCGGCCTGGCGTTCAAGCTGGAAGATGGCCGCTACGGCCAGCTCACCTACATGCGCATCTACCAGGGCAAGGTGAGCAAGGGTGACTTCATCTTCAACCAGGTGAACCAGAAGAAGGTCAAGGTTCCCCGCATCGTCCGCATGCACGCGTCGGAAATGCACGACGTGAGCGAGGCCACGGCCGGCGACATCGTCGCGCTGTTCGGCATCGAGTGCGCCTCCGGCGACACGTTCACCGACGGCACCGTGAACTACACGATGACGTCCATGTTCGTGCCGGACGCGGTGATCTCCCTGGCGGTGACGCCGAAGAACCGCGACAAGCTGACCAACTTCTCCAAGGCGCTCAACCGCTTCCACAAGGAAGACCCCACCTTCCGCGTGCACCGTGACGAAGAGTCCGCGCAGACCATCATCAGCGGCATGGGCGAGCTGCACCTGGAGATCTACATCGAGCGCATGAAGCGCGAGTACGACTGCGAAGTGGTCGCCGGCAAGCCCCAGGTGGCGTACCGCGAGACCATCTCCCAGAAGGGCGAGTTCGCGTACACGCACAAGAAGCAGACCGGTGGTTCCGGTCAGTTCGCGCGCGTGTGCGGCTACGTGGAGCCCCTGCCCTCGGACGCCGTGCAGCAGTACGAGTTCGTGGACGACATCGTCGGTGGCTCCATCCCGCGCGAGTTCATCCCCGCGTGCGACAAGGGCTTCACGGAGGCCGTGAAGAAGGGCAGCCTCATCGGCTTCCCCGTGGTGGGCCTGCGCGTGGTCATCAACGACGGCGCGTTCCACGCGGTGGACTCGTCCGAAATGGCGTTCAAGACGGCCGCCATCATGGGCTTCCGCGAGGGCTACGCCGCCGCAAAGCCGATCATCCTCGAGCCGATCATGAAGGTCGAAGTCACGGCTCCGGAAGACTTCCAGGGTTCCGTCGTCGGCCAGCTGAACCAGCGCCGCGGCACCATCCTGGAGACGGGCACCGCCGAGGGCTACGTCACGGCCGTGGCGGAAGTGCCGCTGAACACGATGTTCGGCTACTCCACCGACCTGCGCTCCGCGACCCAGGGCAAGGGCGAGTTCACGATGGAGTTCGCCCGGTACTCGCCGGTCCCCCGCAACGAGGCGGAGGCCCTGATGGCGCAGTACAAGGAGAAGCAGGCCGCGGAGCAGGCTGCCCGCAAGTAG
- a CDS encoding ABC-F family ATP-binding cassette domain-containing protein yields MTLLRAANVQLAFGSRTVFEGLTFTIEEGERVGLVGVNGSGKSSLMKILAGAAKPDLGELQLRRGARVTYLPQEPEFPEGATVQSELAVSQAPLKEALDAHAELSRKLEADPAHATQKMLEQLSALSDRIEQAGGWDTEHHAKTLLDRLGVKDWDRPVAQLSGGLKKRVAIARALLTRPDLLLLDEPTNHLDADTVDWLEDELDKLPGALLLVTHDRYFLDDLVDRIVEIQPGGGLISYPGNYAAYVEQKLVAQENAETAEHKRGRWIAQEVAWLRKGPEARRTKSKARIERAQKLLAEKGFQRPKVADLKVVAAPRLGHTVIEAEGLKKSFGERKVLDGVDFRLQRGERVGFLGPNGVGKTTFLRVMLGEIPADSGKLVIGKNTKVAYYDQQRAQLDPEQTVYDAASNGEDHVELADRRVALRDYLEDLLFPVPMQRMKVGALSGGERNRLLLARLFLEGANVLVLDEPTNDLDIVTLNILERLLLDFAGSTLLVTHDRYFLDKVATAILSFDGEGKVTRYEGNYDMYKRLREQSRAAALKAAALKKDEPKKDEAREEPAQKPAQKKLGKLSYKDQRELDGMEATIEAAEKRKAELEAKLADPAVYSQGSKVAEVNQALEATTAEVDRLYTRWQELQDLAAGTA; encoded by the coding sequence GTGACGCTGCTTCGCGCCGCCAACGTCCAGCTCGCCTTCGGCAGCCGCACCGTCTTCGAGGGCCTCACCTTCACCATCGAGGAGGGCGAGCGCGTGGGCCTCGTGGGCGTCAACGGCTCCGGCAAGTCGTCCCTGATGAAGATATTGGCCGGCGCGGCGAAGCCGGACCTGGGCGAGCTGCAGCTGCGCCGGGGCGCACGCGTCACCTACCTGCCCCAGGAGCCGGAGTTCCCCGAAGGCGCCACCGTGCAGAGCGAGCTGGCCGTGTCCCAGGCGCCGCTGAAGGAGGCGCTGGACGCGCACGCGGAGCTGTCCCGGAAGCTGGAGGCGGACCCCGCGCACGCCACCCAGAAGATGCTGGAGCAGCTGTCCGCGCTGAGCGACCGGATTGAACAGGCGGGCGGCTGGGACACGGAGCACCACGCGAAGACGCTGCTGGACCGCCTGGGCGTGAAGGACTGGGACCGGCCCGTGGCGCAGCTGTCCGGAGGCCTGAAGAAGCGCGTGGCCATCGCGCGCGCGCTGCTCACGCGCCCGGACCTGCTGCTCTTGGACGAGCCCACCAACCACCTGGACGCGGACACCGTGGACTGGCTGGAGGACGAGCTGGACAAGCTGCCCGGGGCGCTGCTGCTCGTCACGCACGACCGCTACTTCCTGGACGACCTGGTGGACCGCATCGTCGAAATCCAGCCCGGCGGCGGCCTCATCTCCTACCCCGGCAACTACGCGGCCTACGTGGAGCAGAAGCTCGTGGCCCAGGAGAACGCGGAGACGGCGGAGCACAAGCGCGGACGCTGGATTGCCCAGGAGGTGGCGTGGCTGCGCAAGGGCCCGGAGGCGCGGCGCACCAAGAGCAAGGCCCGCATCGAACGGGCGCAGAAGCTGCTGGCGGAGAAGGGCTTCCAGCGCCCCAAAGTGGCGGACTTGAAGGTGGTGGCGGCGCCCCGGCTGGGCCACACCGTCATCGAGGCGGAAGGGCTGAAGAAGTCCTTCGGCGAGCGCAAGGTGCTGGACGGCGTGGACTTCCGCCTCCAGCGCGGCGAGCGCGTGGGCTTCCTGGGGCCCAACGGCGTGGGCAAGACGACCTTCCTGCGCGTGATGCTGGGGGAGATTCCCGCGGACAGCGGCAAGCTCGTCATCGGGAAGAACACCAAGGTCGCCTACTACGATCAGCAGCGCGCCCAGTTGGATCCGGAGCAGACGGTGTACGACGCGGCCTCCAACGGCGAGGACCACGTGGAGCTGGCGGACCGGAGGGTGGCCCTGCGCGACTACCTGGAGGACCTGCTCTTCCCGGTGCCCATGCAGCGCATGAAGGTGGGCGCGCTGTCCGGCGGCGAGCGCAACCGCCTGCTGCTGGCGCGGCTGTTCCTGGAAGGCGCCAACGTGCTGGTGCTGGACGAGCCCACCAACGACCTGGACATCGTCACCCTCAACATCCTGGAGCGCCTGCTCCTGGACTTCGCCGGCAGCACCCTGCTGGTGACGCACGACCGGTACTTCCTCGACAAGGTGGCCACCGCCATCCTCTCCTTCGACGGCGAGGGCAAGGTCACCCGCTACGAGGGCAACTACGACATGTACAAGCGGCTGCGCGAGCAGTCGCGGGCCGCCGCGCTCAAGGCCGCCGCGCTGAAGAAGGACGAGCCGAAGAAGGACGAGGCCCGCGAGGAGCCCGCCCAGAAGCCCGCCCAGAAGAAGCTCGGGAAGCTCTCCTACAAGGATCAGCGGGAGCTGGACGGCATGGAGGCCACCATCGAGGCCGCGGAGAAGCGCAAGGCGGAGCTGGAGGCGAAGCTGGCCGACCCCGCCGTCTACAGCCAGGGCTCCAAGGTCGCGGAAGTGAATCAGGCCCTGGAAGCCACCACCGCCGAGGTGGATCGGCTCTATACGCGTTGGCAGGAATTGCAGGACCTGGCGGCTGGAACTGCCTGA
- a CDS encoding flagellar motor protein MotB: MRLDPAALGSLVVGTGRTLEAGQLRVALNYHYEQLPLHFQTRWEPGEGTGLVENKMTAHLTVGFGVLSWLEVGGELPLVLTQGGKPTLEYYGPNSGGIATPWLTARAAVLRQTKGAPINLSVGFTAGLPVGSRAAQAHEDYAWQPRLQLGYVGEGFQVGGEAGIFLRKRQDLGPVSYDPKDIAGNELRLGATVTSLHGELTRGEVSVLTGIPLNGGRVGAELLIAIRRHALSSLDLYVMGGPGVGAGFDTPTFRFVAGVSWATSKVD; the protein is encoded by the coding sequence TTGCGCCTGGACCCGGCGGCCCTGGGCTCGCTGGTGGTGGGGACGGGACGGACGCTGGAGGCAGGGCAATTGCGTGTGGCTTTGAACTACCACTACGAGCAGCTGCCCCTGCACTTCCAGACGCGCTGGGAGCCCGGCGAGGGCACGGGCCTGGTGGAGAACAAGATGACCGCCCACCTGACGGTGGGCTTCGGCGTGCTGTCGTGGCTGGAGGTGGGCGGTGAGCTGCCCCTCGTCCTGACGCAGGGGGGAAAGCCCACGTTGGAGTACTACGGGCCGAACTCCGGGGGCATCGCCACGCCGTGGCTGACGGCCCGGGCCGCGGTGCTCCGCCAGACGAAGGGCGCCCCCATCAACCTCTCGGTGGGGTTCACCGCGGGACTGCCGGTGGGCAGCCGCGCGGCGCAGGCGCACGAAGACTACGCGTGGCAGCCGCGTCTGCAGTTGGGCTACGTGGGCGAGGGCTTCCAGGTGGGCGGCGAGGCCGGCATCTTCCTGCGCAAGCGCCAGGACCTGGGTCCCGTGTCCTACGACCCGAAAGACATCGCTGGCAATGAGCTGCGATTGGGCGCCACGGTGACGTCGCTCCACGGCGAGCTGACGCGCGGCGAGGTGAGCGTGCTCACGGGCATCCCGCTGAACGGAGGCCGGGTGGGGGCGGAGCTGCTCATCGCCATCCGCCGCCATGCCCTGTCCAGCCTGGACCTGTATGTGATGGGCGGCCCGGGCGTGGGCGCGGGGTTCGACACGCCCACCTTCCGCTTCGTCGCGGGCGTGTCCTGGGCCACCAGCAAGGTGGACTGA
- a CDS encoding OPT family oligopeptide transporter, with translation MVPPVPNPSQLRVPAPDPGAVPERPGASAAMDPELYWREHVYQGGARQLTVRAVIAGMLIGAVMCLSNLYVILKTGWSLGVTITACILAFAVFGTLRSLKLLRNEFTDLENNAMGSVASAAGYMTGGGNMAAVPALLMLTGTLPSSGWLMVWFAVISALGVFAAIPIKRQLINIEALPFPTGTATAETIRALHGHGEVARRKSRLLGLAGLVGALLVLVRDARFTWLKNLPEKVSLPFSILGREAGKWSLSFDFSLLLIGAGALVNFRTGWSMLLGAILNYGFLAPAMVAQGVIPEVTYKAINSWSLWTGSAVLVSSGLLSFAFQWKSVVRSFSALGGLVGMKPKEGAREDPLADIECPPAWFPLGFGLLGPVAVFLMAYLFQIPWWAGVLALPLAVVMGVIASRVTGETDTTPTKALGPVTQLIFGGLAPGNIPANVMSANATGGVGLHSADLLTDLKSGWLLGASPRQQFFAQLFGVAAGAMVVVPIFKLLVPTADVLGTEQFPAPASMVWAGVSKMLASGVSALHPTARVGALCGALLGITLVLLERWAHPKVKAFLPSASGLGLAIVIPGSSSISLFVGAALAAFLRRTKPKLAEDAVLPVSSGFIAGESLLGIAIAMVKAFGFMPK, from the coding sequence ATGGTTCCTCCCGTCCCGAACCCCAGCCAGCTCCGCGTCCCCGCGCCCGACCCCGGCGCCGTCCCCGAACGGCCCGGCGCCTCCGCGGCCATGGATCCGGAGCTGTACTGGCGGGAGCACGTCTACCAGGGCGGCGCGCGGCAGCTCACCGTGCGCGCCGTCATCGCCGGGATGCTCATTGGCGCGGTGATGTGTCTGTCCAACCTCTACGTCATCCTCAAGACGGGCTGGAGCCTGGGCGTCACCATCACCGCGTGCATCCTGGCCTTCGCGGTGTTCGGCACGCTGCGCTCGCTGAAGCTGCTGCGCAACGAGTTCACCGACCTGGAGAACAACGCCATGGGCTCCGTGGCGTCCGCCGCGGGCTACATGACGGGCGGCGGCAACATGGCGGCGGTGCCCGCGCTGCTGATGCTCACCGGCACGCTGCCGTCGTCCGGCTGGCTGATGGTGTGGTTCGCCGTCATCTCCGCGCTGGGCGTCTTCGCCGCCATCCCCATCAAGCGCCAGCTCATCAACATCGAAGCGCTCCCGTTCCCCACGGGCACGGCCACCGCGGAGACCATCCGCGCGCTGCACGGCCACGGCGAGGTGGCCCGCCGCAAGTCGCGCCTGCTGGGCCTGGCGGGGCTGGTGGGCGCGCTGCTGGTGCTGGTGCGCGACGCGCGCTTCACCTGGCTGAAGAACCTGCCGGAGAAGGTGAGCCTGCCGTTCAGCATCCTCGGACGCGAGGCGGGCAAGTGGTCCCTGTCGTTCGACTTCAGCCTGCTGCTCATCGGCGCGGGCGCGCTGGTGAACTTCCGCACCGGCTGGTCCATGTTGCTGGGCGCCATCCTCAACTACGGCTTCCTCGCGCCGGCCATGGTCGCCCAGGGCGTCATCCCGGAGGTGACGTACAAGGCCATCAACAGCTGGTCGCTGTGGACGGGCTCCGCGGTGCTGGTGTCGTCCGGCCTGCTCTCGTTCGCGTTCCAGTGGAAGAGCGTGGTGCGCTCGTTCTCCGCGCTGGGCGGGCTGGTGGGGATGAAGCCCAAGGAGGGCGCTCGCGAGGATCCGCTGGCGGACATCGAGTGCCCCCCGGCGTGGTTCCCCCTGGGCTTCGGGCTCCTGGGCCCGGTGGCCGTCTTCCTCATGGCCTACCTGTTCCAGATTCCCTGGTGGGCCGGTGTGCTCGCGCTCCCCCTGGCGGTGGTGATGGGCGTCATCGCGTCGCGCGTGACGGGCGAGACGGACACCACGCCCACCAAGGCCCTGGGCCCCGTCACCCAGCTCATCTTCGGCGGCCTGGCGCCGGGCAACATCCCCGCCAACGTGATGAGCGCCAACGCCACGGGCGGCGTGGGGCTGCACTCGGCGGACCTGCTCACGGACCTGAAGTCCGGGTGGCTGTTGGGGGCTTCGCCGCGTCAGCAGTTCTTCGCGCAGCTGTTCGGCGTGGCCGCGGGCGCCATGGTGGTGGTGCCCATCTTCAAGCTGCTGGTGCCCACCGCGGACGTGCTGGGCACGGAGCAGTTCCCCGCGCCCGCGTCCATGGTGTGGGCCGGCGTGTCGAAGATGCTCGCCTCGGGCGTGTCCGCGCTGCACCCCACCGCGCGCGTGGGCGCCCTGTGCGGCGCGCTGCTGGGCATCACGCTGGTGCTGCTGGAGCGCTGGGCCCACCCGAAGGTGAAGGCCTTCCTCCCCAGCGCGTCCGGCCTGGGGCTGGCCATCGTCATCCCCGGCTCCAGCTCCATCAGCCTCTTCGTGGGCGCGGCGCTGGCGGCGTTCCTCCGGCGCACGAAGCCGAAGCTCGCGGAGGACGCGGTGCTGCCCGTCAGCTCCGGCTTCATCGCGGGCGAAAGCCTTTTGGGCATCGCCATCGCGATGGTGAAGGCCTTCGGCTTCATGCCGAAGTAG
- a CDS encoding FKBP-type peptidyl-prolyl cis-trans isomerase — MKVANGRVVALDYRLHMGDGQIIDQSAPNQPLAYLHGHKQIVPGLEGALEGLGVGDSKQVVVTPEQGYGIHKPEGVRNVARTMLPSTYLPQVGGTLMAQTEDGDVPLRIIAVNPDHVVVDLNHPLAGKTLHFDVTVREVRDATQEELAHGHVHGPGGAHG, encoded by the coding sequence ATGAAAGTCGCCAACGGTCGCGTCGTCGCCCTCGATTACCGCCTCCACATGGGAGACGGGCAGATCATCGACCAGAGCGCCCCGAACCAGCCGCTCGCCTATCTGCACGGGCACAAGCAGATCGTCCCCGGACTGGAGGGCGCGCTGGAAGGCCTGGGAGTGGGGGACAGCAAGCAGGTGGTGGTGACCCCGGAGCAGGGCTACGGCATCCACAAGCCGGAGGGCGTGCGCAACGTCGCTCGCACCATGCTGCCCAGCACCTACCTGCCCCAGGTGGGCGGCACGCTGATGGCCCAGACGGAGGACGGCGACGTCCCCCTGCGCATCATCGCCGTGAACCCGGACCACGTCGTGGTGGACTTGAACCACCCGCTCGCCGGCAAGACGCTCCACTTCGACGTCACCGTGCGCGAAGTGCGTGACGCGACGCAGGAAGAGCTGGCGCACGGCCACGTCCACGGGCCGGGCGGCGCGCACGGGTAG
- a CDS encoding dicarboxylate/amino acid:cation symporter, whose translation MKPHQKMLLGISAGAVAGLVCNAVFGSADWLIWLVEHVTNPLGQIFIRLLLMLVVPLLFSALVVGVAELDLKQVGRLGARTLGYTVVFSVISVLIGLLLVNTLRPGDGLSDEARALARTGTTIKAAPPPGDTSMGALFMSMVPTNPLKAAADGDMIGLIVFSLIFGLGLALTPGEPAQRLKDVIQGLYDVMMKLIDGVLQLAPVGVGALLFSMTARLGFHILGQLASYVGVVLLALSIHMFVVYSLSVRFLGGRNPVEFFRSCRLAIVTAFSTSSSSATLPTALKVAEENLKLPRNVSRFVLTAGSAMNQNGTALFEGVTVLFLAQVYGVPLDLTQQATIMFICVLAGIGTAGVPAGSIPVIAMILGMFHIPVEGLGLILGVDRFLDMCRTVLNVTGDLAAAVYVSRGEPSDRPVGEEAAQSPTA comes from the coding sequence ATGAAGCCCCATCAGAAGATGCTCCTCGGCATTTCCGCCGGCGCGGTGGCCGGGCTCGTCTGCAACGCCGTGTTCGGGAGCGCGGACTGGCTCATCTGGCTCGTCGAGCACGTCACCAACCCGCTGGGGCAGATCTTCATCCGCCTGCTCCTGATGCTCGTCGTGCCGCTCCTGTTCTCCGCGCTCGTCGTGGGCGTGGCGGAGCTGGACTTGAAGCAGGTGGGCCGCCTGGGCGCCCGCACGCTGGGCTACACCGTCGTCTTCTCCGTCATCTCCGTGCTCATCGGCCTGTTGCTCGTCAACACGCTGAGGCCCGGAGACGGCTTGAGCGACGAGGCCCGCGCCCTGGCCCGCACGGGCACGACCATCAAAGCCGCGCCGCCCCCCGGGGACACCTCCATGGGCGCGCTCTTCATGTCCATGGTGCCCACCAACCCGCTGAAGGCCGCGGCGGACGGGGACATGATTGGCCTCATCGTCTTCTCGCTCATCTTCGGCCTGGGCCTGGCGCTCACCCCGGGCGAGCCCGCGCAGCGGCTCAAGGACGTCATCCAGGGCCTCTATGACGTGATGATGAAGCTCATCGACGGAGTGCTCCAGCTGGCGCCCGTGGGCGTGGGCGCGCTCCTGTTCTCCATGACGGCGCGCCTGGGCTTCCACATCCTGGGACAGCTGGCGTCGTACGTGGGCGTGGTGCTGCTGGCGTTGAGCATCCACATGTTCGTCGTGTACTCGCTGTCCGTGCGCTTCCTGGGCGGCCGCAACCCGGTGGAGTTCTTCCGCTCCTGCCGGCTGGCCATTGTCACCGCGTTCTCCACGTCCTCCTCCAGCGCCACGCTGCCCACCGCCCTCAAGGTGGCGGAGGAGAACCTGAAGCTGCCGCGCAACGTGTCGCGCTTCGTGCTGACCGCCGGCTCCGCGATGAACCAGAACGGCACCGCGCTCTTCGAGGGCGTCACCGTCCTCTTCCTCGCGCAGGTGTATGGCGTTCCGCTGGACCTCACGCAGCAGGCGACCATCATGTTCATCTGCGTGCTGGCGGGCATTGGCACCGCGGGCGTGCCGGCGGGCTCCATCCCCGTCATCGCCATGATTCTGGGCATGTTCCACATCCCCGTGGAGGGCCTGGGCCTCATCCTCGGCGTGGACCGCTTCCTGGACATGTGCCGCACCGTGCTCAACGTCACCGGAGACCTGGCGGCCGCAGTGTACGTGTCGCGCGGCGAGCCCTCCGACCGCCCGGTCGGCGAGGAGGCGGCGCAGTCCCCCACCGCCTGA
- a CDS encoding DNA-methyltransferase — MTSDLTPESLRCVRADAREPEGYRAALGDTRASLLHTDPPYCLLTRRRKGGDLRDPRANKKIDRNPIVRFESVRDYRVFSEAWLTRATAHLTPDAPLIIWTNLLGKEPILTAAHGLGYTHLRGEYVWGKRTTDKNANEQMLRVYEVALVIARTPEPPLALGDAPTVWAVVGGYDDDAEAAQWGGHPHHKPFSVLEPLVRTWSRPGDTVLDPFAGSGSMPSAALRLGRRPACMEVEPEWAERVTHRLRETARQLASAR, encoded by the coding sequence ATGACCTCCGACCTCACGCCCGAATCCCTGCGCTGCGTCCGCGCCGACGCGCGCGAGCCCGAGGGCTACCGGGCCGCCCTCGGCGACACCCGCGCCTCGCTGCTCCACACGGACCCGCCGTATTGCCTGCTCACCCGGCGCCGCAAGGGCGGGGACCTGCGCGACCCCCGCGCGAACAAGAAGATCGACCGCAACCCCATCGTCCGCTTCGAGTCCGTGCGCGACTACCGCGTCTTCTCCGAGGCCTGGCTCACGCGCGCCACCGCGCACCTCACCCCCGACGCGCCCCTCATCATCTGGACCAACCTGCTGGGCAAGGAGCCCATCCTCACCGCCGCGCACGGCCTGGGCTACACCCACCTGCGCGGCGAATACGTCTGGGGCAAGCGCACCACCGACAAGAACGCCAACGAGCAGATGCTGCGCGTCTACGAGGTCGCCCTCGTCATCGCCCGCACGCCCGAGCCGCCGCTCGCCCTTGGGGACGCTCCCACCGTCTGGGCCGTCGTCGGCGGCTACGACGATGACGCCGAGGCCGCGCAGTGGGGCGGCCACCCGCACCACAAGCCCTTCTCCGTGCTGGAGCCCCTGGTCCGCACCTGGAGCCGCCCCGGCGACACCGTGTTGGATCCGTTCGCGGGCAGCGGCTCCATGCCCTCCGCGGCCCTGCGCCTGGGCCGCCGCCCCGCCTGCATGGAGGTCGAGCCCGAGTGGGCCGAGCGCGTCACCCACCGCCTGCGCGAAACCGCCCGTCAGCTGGCCAGCGCCCGGTAG
- a CDS encoding type VI immunity family protein has product MEVDEWLQRERLRHPGMDVPDESASLHLGDHVRGVHWMNVLGPPVLTELGDVEALRGDSRPSVDAEAQRRWERRFLD; this is encoded by the coding sequence TTGGAGGTCGACGAATGGCTCCAACGCGAACGCCTTCGCCATCCTGGAATGGATGTTCCCGATGAGTCCGCGTCCCTACACCTGGGCGACCACGTCCGAGGCGTCCATTGGATGAACGTCCTGGGGCCTCCGGTGCTCACGGAACTGGGCGATGTGGAGGCCCTTCGTGGTGACTCCCGCCCTTCCGTGGATGCCGAAGCCCAGCGTCGATGGGAGCGCCGGTTCCTGGACTGA